From a single Leptidea sinapis chromosome 1, ilLepSina1.1, whole genome shotgun sequence genomic region:
- the LOC126964487 gene encoding uncharacterized protein LOC126964487: MTMTIVVDSVTGFPRRNSSVNFDYILKKSVEVLFKCSLDVLASWRDGIARDMGSAASAQDEEQSASGREKASHGEGLGKMYMAEMKEFRDTFCCRNVLKTLFIVIGLLTIIQSVVVIAVTIASAIATKIFNKEQSGRLVAMIVLAVTAAVSISVIIYGVIGIFRKRKKPVHATAAVMLIMIIIQAVILGLAIRVTDEDEVVLNRSLVESFRLAQEDNPRHVKIWAATQSDLQCCGVYGPEDYRQSNVPNFFSPDVPISCCPGYDSTRSELVQERERESCKARHEYSAVGCRGALLEMFQFTAVLVLSNTVFLIICELCLGIVSAIISKEERKEEVIEEPPALVVPTPMPRASLNLFQTKSKP, encoded by the exons GCTCGCTTGATGTGCTGGCTTCGTGGAGAGACGGCATCGCTAGGGACATGGGCAGCGCAGCATCAGCTCAAG atGAAGAACAATCAGCTTCAGGCCGCGAAAAGGCCTCCCACGGCGAGGGTCTGGGCAAGATGTACATGGCAGAGATGAAGGAGTTCAGAGATACCTTCTGCTGCAGGAATGTACTCAAAACACTGTTCATCGTTATCGGATTATTGACAATT ATCCAATCCGTAGTTGTGATAGCGGTGACCATAGCATCAGCGATCGCGACCAAGATCTTCAACAAGGAGCAGTCGGGGCGCCTGGTGGCCATGATAGTCCTGGCTGTGACGGCCGCTGTCAGCATCTCTGTCATCATCTACGGTGTTATTGGTATCTTCAGGAAGAGGAAGAAACCTGTGCATGCG ACCGCAGCCGTTATGCTGATAATGATAATCATACAAGCTGTGATCCTGGGTCTGGCTATTCGGGTGACGGACGAGGATGAAGTGGTGCTCAACCGGTCCCTTGTCGAGTCCTTCCGGTTGGCTCAGGAAGATAATCCGAGACACGTGAAGATATGGGCAGCCACGCAGAGCGAT CTACAATGTTGTGGAGTATACGGCCCTGAGGATTACCGACAATCCAACGTTCCAAATTTTTTCTCCCCGGATGTGCCGATCTCCTGCTGCCCAGGATACGATTCGACGAGATCTGAACTGGTGCAGGAGAGGGAGAGAGAGTCGTGCAAGGCGAGACATGAGTACAGCGCAGTGGGCTGTAGGGGGGCTCTTCTTGAAATGTTCCAATTCACAGCAGTCTTGGTGCTAAGTAATACGGTATTTCTGATAATATGTGAG CTTTGCCTAGGGATAGTGAGCGCTATTATTTCGAAAGAAGAGCGTAAAGAAGAAGTAATAGAGGAGCCTCCTGCACTAGTGGTGCCAACACCTATGCCACGAGCTTCGTTGAATCTATTCCAAACAAAAAGCAAACCTTAA